TTGGTATGTAAATGAATGCCGGCATAGATAAACGGAAACTCCCTGAATATCTGATCATAAACTGATTTTATTCTGATTGGGTCGGCTTCTCCGGTAATGTCGGACAAGCTGAAATATACAATACCCTCATTACGAAATTTTTCTATCCAGATCAAATTCATTTCAGGATCCCATTTATCTCCATAAGGATTACCGAATCCCATGGTCAGGTAGCAAAATAAATTTTTTTTGTTCTTTTGAGCTAATTCATTGATTTTTAATGCAGTGTAAAATGCTTTATCCGTAGATGACCGGATATTGAGCTTTAGAAATGAGGGTGAAACAGAAAAAGGGAAGGAAAGGAATGAAATTTTATCATAGGTAACCGCTTTTTTTGCTCCTTGCTCATTGGCTACCAACACCATGATTTCAGAGGTTGAATCTTCTTTCTTAATCCCATCAATTACTTGTGCTGTATCTGCCATCTGAGGAACGGCAGCGGGAGAAACAAAACTGCCAACATCAATAATGTCAAAGCCG
Above is a window of Sphingobacteriales bacterium DNA encoding:
- a CDS encoding hydroxymethylglutaryl-CoA lyase, with the protein product GFDIIDVGSFVSPAAVPQMADTAQVIDGIKKEDSTSEIMVLVANEQGAKKAVTYDKISFLSFPFSVSPSFLKLNIRSSTDKAFYTALKINELAQKNKKNLFCYLTMGFGNPYGDKWDPEMNLIWIEKFRNEGIVYFSLSDITGEADPIRIKSVYDQIFREFPFIYAGIHLHTKPQDAPAKIEAAWYAGVRHFDTVINGLGGCPMTGFELLENLNTFTLLDFAQKNNLEFSADIIKLNQIAGFSLF